In one window of Hevea brasiliensis isolate MT/VB/25A 57/8 chromosome 10, ASM3005281v1, whole genome shotgun sequence DNA:
- the LOC110670980 gene encoding putative UDP-rhamnose:rhamnosyltransferase 1: MMSEPGKKLHVALFPWVAFGHIIPFLDLAKHIAQRGHKISFISTPRNIRRLPNIPSNLAPLINLVSLPLPTVEHLPHSAEATIDIPSQKIPYLKIAYDGLQGPLLQFLKTSTPDWIIYDFAPYWLPSIAANLRISRAFFNILAAWSVSFFGSSSSAMINGEDPRTQPEDFTVVPNWIPFPSKVAYQLHEAKRAYPVGVNDSGVSDVFRLGSVIAGCDVIAVRSCNELEADFLRLLGELHCKPALPIGLLPPADFDARCNEDDTWLAIREWLDKQNKGSVVYIAFGSEVELSQPEINELALGLELSGLPFFWVLRKRDNSVEVPNRFKERVEGRGMVWTSWVPQLRILGHESVGGFVTHCGYSSVIEALYYGLTLIMLPITIIDQGLIARVFGEKKVGVEVTRDEEDGSFARESVAESLRMVMVEKEGKVYRDNAKEMSKLFADKDLHDRYIDHFVEFLQNH; encoded by the coding sequence ATGATGAGTGAACCTGGTAAAAAGCTTCATGTTGCTTTGTTTCCATGGGTGGCATTTGGTCATATAATCCCATTCCTTGATCTTGCCAAGCACATAGCCCAAAGGGGTCATAAAATCTCCTTCATATCCACTCCTAGAAACATCCGACGCTTACCCAATATCCCTTCAAATTTAGCACCGCTTATCAATTTAGTGAGCCTCCCTTTACCCACAGTTGAACATCTCCCACACAGTGCAGAGGCCACCATTGATATACCTTCCCAGAAAATTCCATACCTCAAGATTGCCTACGACGGCCTCCAAGGTCCTCTTCTCCAGTTTTTAAAAACTTCTACTCCGGATTGGATCATTTACGACTTTGCTCCTTACTGGTTACCTTCCATTGCGGCCAATCTTAGGATCTCGCGTGCCTTCTTCAATATTTTAGCTGCATGGAGTGTATCTTTCTTTGGATCATCATCTTCTGCCATGATTAATGGCGAGGATCCGCGCACTCAACCAGAAGATTTCACTGTAGTTCCTAATTGGATTCCTTTTCCTTCGAAGGTCGCATATCAGCTCCATGAGGCAAAGCGAGCTTATCCTGTCGGGGTAAACGATTCAGGTGTCTCCGATGTGTTTCGTTTAGGATCAGTCATTGCAGGTTGTGATGTAATAGCTGTACGGAGCTGCAATGAGTTAGAGGCGGACTTTTTGAGGCTTCTCGGAGAGCTTCATTGCAAGCCTGCGCTTCCAATAGGTTTATTGCCACCTGCAGATTTTGATGCCAGATGTAACGAAGATGATACGTGGCTCGCAATCAGAGAGTGGTTAGACAAGCAAAACAAAGGTTCTGTGGTTTACATAGCATTTGGAAGCGAGGTGGAACTGAGTCAACCTGAAATAAACGAGTTGGCACTCGGGTTAGAGTTATCAGGGTTGCCATTCTTTTGGGTTCTAAGGAAACGGGATAACTCGGTCGAGGTACCCAATAGATTCAAAGAACGAGTCGAGGGACGTGGCATGGTGTGGACGAGTTGGGTACCTCAACTCAGAATCTTGGGTCATGAATCAGTAGGAGGATTTGTGACTCACTGTGGTTATAGTTCAGTTATAGAGGCACTTTACTATGGACTTACTTTGATTATGTTGCCAATCACTATAATAGACCAAGGGTTAATTGCAAGAGTTTTTGGAGAGAAGAAGGTGGGTGTAGAGGTGACAAGAGATGAGGAAGATGGGTCTTTTGCGAGGGAATCGGTGGCTGAGTCGCTGAGGATGGTGATGGTTGAAAAGGAAGGAAAAGTATACAGAGACAATGCAAAGGAGATGAGCAAGTTATTTGCAGATAAAGATCTTCATGATCGATATATAGATCATTTTGTTGAGTTTCTGCAAAATCATTGA